The following are encoded in a window of Tistrella bauzanensis genomic DNA:
- a CDS encoding helix-turn-helix domain-containing protein translates to MTGEDLAKARKALGLTQAQFGERLGMGRRSIADIETGTSPVRLIHILALERLALTLAIERAEPMLAPAGIRREALDLAALIRGDASA, encoded by the coding sequence ATGACCGGTGAAGACCTGGCCAAAGCCCGCAAGGCGCTGGGCCTCACTCAGGCTCAGTTCGGCGAACGCCTTGGCATGGGCCGTCGATCGATCGCCGATATCGAAACCGGCACCTCACCGGTGCGCCTTATCCACATTCTGGCCCTGGAACGGCTGGCGCTGACCCTGGCGATTGAACGTGCCGAGCCGATGCTGGCACCTGCGGGCATTCGCCGCGAGGCTCTCGACCTCGCGGCACTGATCCGTGGCGATGCCTCTGCGTGA
- a CDS encoding TRAP transporter substrate-binding protein, translating into MQILRSAFALCILGAVAMQPIAAVAQETAELRFGYWLSGKGHEWLNVFAPWAERVEAASGGALKIIPFTGGTLGRDPAAQLKMVEDGVADITYPVPAYTPDRFPDNTVAEIPGLYASSRAASSTMWGLYEAGLLTGFDGLKVLGLFASPPFSISATRPVTSLADVQGQKLRTAGRYGIRVIEAMGGTAVAMSVSESAEALTRGVIDGVASHPSLDEQTGVAEVARNHFLARLGTGHVMLVMRQSVFDALPEAAQVAIDAESGRALSEAWGRAADEKAEALLAAWSAAGSGHVVTMPSDKDAAALDQIFGRVQAEWAAEGAGRDRILQAVRNRQAGRDDNDEAGK; encoded by the coding sequence ATGCAGATATTACGCAGTGCCTTTGCGCTGTGCATTCTGGGCGCCGTGGCCATGCAGCCCATAGCCGCCGTCGCGCAGGAGACCGCCGAACTCCGCTTCGGCTATTGGCTGAGCGGCAAGGGACATGAATGGCTCAATGTCTTCGCGCCCTGGGCCGAGCGGGTCGAGGCCGCATCAGGGGGCGCGCTGAAGATCATCCCCTTCACCGGCGGCACGCTGGGGCGTGATCCGGCCGCACAGTTGAAGATGGTCGAGGACGGTGTCGCGGATATCACCTATCCGGTGCCGGCCTATACGCCCGACCGGTTTCCCGACAACACGGTGGCCGAGATCCCCGGGCTCTATGCGTCGTCGCGCGCGGCGTCGTCGACCATGTGGGGGCTTTATGAGGCCGGGCTGCTGACGGGCTTCGACGGCCTGAAGGTGCTGGGCCTGTTCGCGTCGCCGCCGTTCTCGATCAGCGCGACCAGGCCGGTCACCAGTCTGGCCGATGTGCAGGGCCAGAAGCTGCGCACCGCCGGGCGCTATGGTATCCGCGTGATCGAGGCCATGGGCGGCACGGCGGTCGCGATGTCGGTTTCGGAGTCCGCCGAGGCCCTGACCCGGGGCGTGATCGACGGTGTCGCCTCGCATCCCAGCCTCGATGAGCAGACCGGCGTCGCCGAGGTTGCCCGCAATCACTTCCTGGCCCGGCTGGGCACCGGCCATGTGATGCTGGTGATGCGACAGAGCGTCTTCGATGCCCTGCCCGAGGCGGCGCAGGTCGCGATCGACGCCGAAAGCGGCCGGGCGCTTTCGGAAGCCTGGGGCCGTGCGGCCGACGAAAAGGCCGAGGCGCTGCTGGCGGCATGGTCGGCCGCGGGCAGCGGCCATGTCGTGACCATGCCGTCGGACAAGGATGCCGCCGCACTGGATCAGATCTTCGGCCGCGTTCAGGCCGAATGGGCGGCGGAGGGCGCCGGGCGCGACCGTATCCTTCAGGCGGTCCGCAACCGGCAAGCCGGCCGCGACGACAACGACGAGGCCGGGAAATGA
- a CDS encoding DarT ssDNA thymidine ADP-ribosyltransferase family protein, whose protein sequence is MSLGDPRDQGRPPVDDDVPNRPKICHIVHVDRLASIVTDGFLWSDADMAARTGAGTMIGMSAIKTRRLNILQLKSHHGLFVGECTPFYFCPRSVMHAMQGATHRPLIEVRKDWYY, encoded by the coding sequence GTGTCGCTTGGCGATCCCCGAGATCAAGGAAGGCCACCGGTCGATGACGACGTGCCCAACCGGCCCAAGATCTGTCACATCGTCCATGTCGACCGTCTGGCATCGATCGTGACCGATGGCTTCCTGTGGTCGGATGCGGACATGGCGGCGCGGACTGGCGCGGGGACGATGATTGGTATGAGTGCCATCAAGACGCGTCGCCTCAACATATTGCAGTTGAAATCTCATCATGGGTTGTTCGTCGGCGAATGCACGCCGTTCTATTTTTGTCCCAGGTCGGTTATGCATGCCATGCAGGGCGCGACCCACAGGCCCCTGATCGAGGTCAGGAAAGACTGGTACTATTGA